The stretch of DNA AtgttgagttgatatttatttccaaaatacataaataacttGTATACATTTGCacattttaaatctaaaatcaGTAGCCTgcataaaagattaaaatttgtttagaaTTTCTCTTAACTGTCATTGAAAAGTGGGTTCAGATCCTATTAAAATCCAACATTTGCacattttaaatctaaaatcaGTAGTAACGTAGATGAAACAATTGGACATTTTGCACATTTTGAAACAGAAGTAACGTAGATGAAACAATTGGAGCCTCTGGgatttagcaaaaaaaaaaaaaaatggagccaCTGGGTAGCTACCAAAGAATTTTTCTGatgttttcttaataataaGAATTTTTCTAATGTAAACTAACAAGTTGCTGCACCTAGCAGACCAACTTCACCACTTTCATATGGGCTAAGGCAGGCCCTTgctgaaaattattttattttcccttttctcATTTCTTGTAAAGAAGTAAGCTACCATTCTAGTATTAGCAAAACTAAGTATTTATATTACTGATATTATCACAAAGTAATAAAAAGTCGTATGCTTAAAGATCAAGGAATAGGGAACAGCAAGTCACTAGAGGAAAACCTTAACAAAACGGAAAAACTCAGTACATTTCATACTTCATGTGTATCAAAGCATGCATATTGTTCAGATATTTGAGAATGCAATAAGAGTTTTTCTGCTTGGAAGCCAATGTGGAAGACATCCTCCACACCTCATATGACATGTTTTAATTTGCAACAGAAGTTTAACATTTATGGGGATAGCAAATCAAATCTTGCCATATCAAGTTGCTGCACCTAGCAGACCAACTTCACCACTTAGATATGGGCTAAGGCAGGCCCTTgctgaaaattattttattttcccttttctcCTTTCTTGTAGAGAAGTAAGCTACCATTCTAGTATTAGCAAAACTAAGTATTTATATTACTGATATTATTCACAAAGTAATATCAAGTCGTATGCTTAAAGATCAAGGAATAGGGAACAGCAAGTCACTAGTGGAAAACCTTAACAAAACGGCAAAAATCAGTACATTTCTTACTTCATGTGTATCAAAGCATGCATATTGTTCAGATATTTGAGAACAGGAAAACCTCAACGACTCCTCTTATTGATTTAGTTATTGATTTTTCGCTCTTTTTGCAGAATGTTAGTTACCCGACTCCTCTTATGACTACAAGCTCCGCTACAAGCAGAAGAGTTGAAAACATAGGGGATGTAGTTGAGGATGGCATTGCCGGGACATCTCAGTTAGAGGATGTAGTTGATGGTGATACGATTGAGGAGCCACAGTCGGGGATggaatttaattcttttgaagagTTAATGAATTATTATAAGCAGTATGCTAAGAAATGtgggtttggggtgatgacaagAAGGACTGAGAAGGGAGATGATGAGACTGTTCGATATGTCACCCTTGGTTGTGCCCGTGGTGGGAAGGCCCGGAATAGGACGTTGAATGTCGCTAGACCACGTCCGACAGGAAAAAcagaatgtaaggcaaagattaatgccttaaaagttgatGGAAAGTTCCGATTAACAACAATTCATAATATCCATAATCACGGCCTGAGTCCAAAGAAATCTCGcttctttcgatgtaatagagaagtgagtgactcCGTAAAAAGAGTCTTAGATATCAACGATGAAGCTGGCATccgaatgaataagagttttgGATCTCTCGTCGTTGGCGCTGGTGGATTTGAGAACcttccatttttggaaaaagattgtcGGAATTATATCGACAAGGCAAGACATCTACGACTTGGGAaaggtggtgctggagcacttcaagagtatttttgtaggatgcagTGCAAAAATCCCGGTTTCTTTGCACtgatggatttggatgatgaagGGAGGTTAAAAAATGTCTTCTGGGCAGACCCCCGTAGTAGAGAAGCCTACCAATACTTTGGTgatgtggtcacattcgacacTACATACCTGACGAATAGATATGGGATGCCATTCGCACcgtttgttggtgtaaaccaccatgggcaaTCAATTCTGTTGGGAGCAGGATTGATTTCTAGTGAGGATACGGAAACTTTTGTATGGTTATTCCAGACCTGGTTGAAGTGTATGGGTGGTATAACTCCGAAAGCTATTATCACCGATCAGGAcagagcgatgaaaaatgcaattgttGTTGTCTTTCCAGAAAGTCGACATCGACTTTGTTTGTGGCATATACTGAAAAAAGTTCCTGAAAAGCTTTCCTCCTATGCTTCCTACAAAAGTGGGATGAAAAATGCATTGTTAAAATGTGTTTATGACTCCCAAAGTGTTGAAGACTTTGAGAAATCTTGGGATCAGTTAATTACCACTTACAATTTACATGAGAATGTCTGGCTGAAAAGTTTATACACTGAGCGTGAGCATTGGGTGCCAGTCTTCTTGAAAGACtgtttttgggctggaatgagtacgaCGCAGCGCAGcgaaagcatgaatgcttttttcgaCGGTTATGTTCATGCCAAGACAAACTTAAAAGAGTTTGTCGACCAGTTTGATAgtgcattgaaaaaaaaaattgagaatgaaaatagcgcggacttccactcatttagCGTTACCATTCCatgcatatctagatctccaatcgaaaaaaaattccaagagTTGTACACAAATGCCAAATTTAGGGAAGTTCAGCTGCAACTTACCGGCATTATCGATCTGGATCCAGAGTTACTTAAAATGGATGGTGCAGTAAAGACCTATCtggtagaggatgaagttcgTGTGGAGGAGTTTACTAAGTTGGTTAAGTATTTTGTGGACTTTAGGGAAGAAGATGTAGATGCAAAGTGCTCTTGTGGTTTATTTCAGATGAGGGGTATATTATGCAAGCACATCTTGGCCGTATTTAAATGTAACGGGATAAAATCCCTACCAGAGAAGtacattttagatcgatggaggaaggacatcAAAAGAAGATACACATTAATCCATAGCAGTTATGACGCAGGCGATCAGCGGCCAGATGCTAGcagatattcaagtctattgAAAATCTGTTATAAAATGATTACTCATGCAGCTGGTTCAAAAAAACATACTGAGGATGCCACACAAAAGTTATATGCTATGATTGACTTATATAGTGAGAATGAAGAACCCCCATCGTTGACCCTCACTGGTTCCAATGTTGATTGCACGACAAATGAGACAACCACAGTGGGTAGTTCAAAGCAAGTACTCAGTCCAGTAGTTGTTAGAGGGAAAGGTAGACCCCCATCTCTCAGaagagcatccaggatggagaaagaAATGCGGAAAGTTAAAGGAAAGAcgaaaaaaataccaataaacCGGAAACGTAAACAGGTGcactttattcaattttaaatatacatgtttatgcgggttattttattaatgcaaaAACTAACAAATGGCCAATTGCACTGGTggaatttatttggcccatCAGAGATAGATATATCCAATGTTGGTTACTTgcaactatattatttttttatattaatatttgagttcttatatttatgtattgatttttgttatttatgacCAGCATGTTCAAGACAGATTAGTTAATGTAATTGGTGGATCCCAGCTGAGAGAAACAGTGGGTGggagtcaagaaagtgtaatatTTCTTGACTTTTTAGATTCAATTAGTAACATCGAAATGacattaatatttacatattaatccttacagatgcaatttgatttggatggatcacaaccgaTGTCGattgggttggatggatcacaatCGGTGCAAATTGGACTCCATGGATCACAACTGATTCAACCATGGTTGGGTGGACAAAAGAacacataaacataatatttgGATATATAGTTTATGTGGTTGGgtatttaaacatttttgttgaaattaaattggatatgggGCTGTTGAGCCATGTAATCACTGAATGTAAGTTGATTTTTTGTAATCACTTTTTGTAAAATGGGACCTGGATGGATATGAGCCATGTAATTACAACTGGCcaatattatgattatgtgTACCATCAATTCCTTTTGAAGATTCTTACTTTCAACTTATCTGGTTGCTGTATTTCATTGTTTAGTTGTTAGCTTATGATTATCTTATAACATTGAGCTTTTTTTCAGTTTTGAGTATGTGCTGCTATTGCATTATTGGACATGTTTGTGTGTCACAACTTGATCTGTGTGCCTTCTCTTGTTTTCTTGTTGTTTGGTGTCTTATGgcttacttaaaatatataaatgatcaaAATTGTTATGTTGATCTGCACTTTAATTTTTATAGGCATCAAGGAAGCTGACACTGGATTAGCTGCACCAAGTCAGTGGGATCTAGTATCTGATAAACAAtggattttttataaatatgttttatggtGCCTTTCTGAAATTTCTGTTTCATATTTTATCCCTTGCAAGCGTGCTAGAACAGGATTTTATGGGGATTCTTTGGAGTTTTAACTTGAGCAGACAAGATGCCATCTTAAATATGTTTAACTCATACTATCATGCCAGTAACAGTTTGACATATGATTTCTACTTTCCCAAACTGCAGTTTGTTGTTGGGCAGTGTTGACAAGGTTTCCCCGACTGACATAGAAGAAGGCATGCATGTGGGTGCGATCATAAGCgaatttttagtaattttttgcAGATAGTTTGCTGGATTATATCATGTGGGGGTGATTTTGAAGTCTTTCAAATGTAGTTTTCTGACGTGGGTATTGCTGTTTTTCTTTATAGCTCATTGAGATTTCACTGCATTGCATTCTTGAAAAAGCTTTGGAATCATTTCCTGTCGTTGGATTCGATGCTTTTGCTTATCGTTTGTCTTTAGGTTGGATTTAGTCTGCATATTGCTCGAAATAAAGTTGAGCATATCTTCTTAAAAAGTGTAACTCATATTATTCTGTATCTAATTTTCAGGTAAGCTGTTTCATATAACTATCTGTCTCAATTTAACTTGTTAACTATCTTTTTGACTTTATAATGTGGGTTTATACACCAGGGCTCTCattggacatatatatatatatatatatatatatatatatatatatatttcttttacatGGCTGTCTCTTGTTCAATGGTTGttggaaaaatgagagaaatagtgGAGGAGATTGGCCATTTTCTTACTTTAtgtaactgtttttttttttaagtttgagagAGTATGCGTGCAATAGTTAATCATTTATGTCATTTGTTGAGAGTTaggtctgttttttttttacttataaaaaactgaAAGATAGGTATGATTTTTTGGGTTAACCTTTTGTTTTGGAACTAGGTCCTGTTGGCTGACTGCTTCCACATATTATGtctgaatataatttatttaatttaattctattttttatgtcCTTGTTTGCTTCTTCTCTGCTAATGCGTTCTGcttcttcttattaattgctTTTTTGTTCATAGTTATATAATTCACGTGTAATTGTGTTTTTTGTCCTAGGATTCCATTTCTTTGTTGGTAACTATTGTTTCTTAAAAAAGCTTTAGCATTAAcaaactcaaatatataatgcatTTTCACTTCATCTACTATATTGTTTTCAGAATTCTTCCAAATCCTGAGTCGAAAGGATTCTGTGAGCAAGTCAAGGAGTTGAGGGAAAAGTCAAAGGAAATTCCTGATGACTATTTTGTCGTGTTGGTTGGAGATATGATCACAGTAGAAGCCCTTCCAACTTACCAGACAATGCTTAATACCCTGGATGGAGATCAAGATGATACTGGTGCGAGCCTTACTTCTTGGGCAATATGGACAAGGGTGTGGACTGCTGAAGAGAATAGGCATGGCGATCTTCTTAACAAGTATCTCTATCTCTCTGGATGAGTAGACATGAAGCAAATTGAGGGGACAATTCAGTATTTAACAGGGTCAGGAATGGTGAGATCATCATTCCAATTTGTCTGTTTAgttattctaattattattattatctctaAAATCAAACAcagtatgaaaataatttcagaaGTGATGGCTTTAGCAGATTTAGCATGtgaaagaaaacttataaaaatatgtttactCTAAAATGATGTGACTATTAGAATTGGTATTATTCTAGATTGCTGgatgtttatttcttgtttatttcatttcattctctaaCTTTTACTATACAGTAGATTAACCTTCATCAATGTGATAAATGTCGTGTGAAGAACAAACTATTGCAAAAGTCTCTTCTGGCAATGAGTTTCCACTTTTTTGTGGAACTAGTCTTTTGTTAGCTCATGTCGCTCTCCCCGAaccaccaaaaaaagaaaaaaaaaaatcttgggtGACAACTTGCATTCAAAAGTGATTATTCTATGGAATGGTCACTTTGAGAATAATCATTTGTATTTGCTTATTTACTAGGTGAGCTGCTCTATAAAGTGGTCAGATCCAGATTCCCTTGCCTCCGAAAATTGACCCAAGTGTGACCATGATGACAGTTGAGGAAAAGCCTGGTGTGACCTATAATGATGTTGGTGGATGCAAGGAGCAGATTGAAAAGATACGAGAAGTGGAATTATAATTTTTGCCCATGTCATTTTTCATTATGAcgtatttatttctttgttaagAAAGACTTTCAGGTggttggcatgcatgcattactGATATTGATTGTTATTCTAGGTTGTTGAGCTGCCCATGCTTCATCCTGAGAAATTTGTGAAGCTTCGAATTGATCCTCCAAAGGGTGTTCTCTGCTATGGTCCTCCAGGAACGGGTCAAACACTTTTAGCTAGAGCAGTGGCTAATAGAACTGATGCTTGCTTCATTCGTGTTATTGGGAGTGAGCTTGTTCAGAAATATGTTGGGGAGGGTGCTCGAATGCTTGCTTCATTCACATATTATTGCAAGTATTGTCATCTGCTCGAATGCTTGCTTCATTCACATATTATTGCAAGTATTGTCATCTAACAAGTCTTTTTCTGCTGCAGATGGCACGTTCAAAAAAGgcttgtattgtattttttgatgaAGTTGACAGAGAAAGACTTCCTTGATGCCGTGAACAAAGTCATCAAGGGATACCAGAAGTTTAGTGCGACGCCCAAGTACATGGTCTACAACTGAGCATTGCTGTTTTGATTCTTTCCCTAAGAAAAAACCTTGAAAGCACTTGCCACACATTTTGAAGTGGGGATGATACAAATAACCACATGGTTCATTTGAGGGCTGTTATAGTTAACATTTGGAACTTGCATCTGCTCGGACTGATAATTGTTTCTCATGCTGCATAAATTATTGGCGACCAATACTTTTTGTATCTTCAGCTTCCGTGAATGTCACTTTGTAAATGGCATAGGTTAATGCAAGTTACTTCTTACTTAATGGAAagattatgtatttatattcATGTCTAGCTATCAATGTGGACTTCCTGTTAGGCTATGCAGAAACATGACCAGCATAATTGACATGCGGTCTTGGAAAGTATCTTCAGCTTCAATATCTCAATTCCTTTAAATTATCTCTTGGAAGGATTCAAGGAAACGGTTCTGATTATACAGGTAACTTGACATGCGGAAGTCAAAAGTCGTGTGAAAAGCACTTCCTTGACGGATGGTAGTTCAGGGCAGGGTAACGGGAGCAACTGTCCAGTGGTTTTGAGATAAAATACATTGATATTTCCTTGCTTAGAATCTCGATTGATGTCCTGCTTGACTCGTATTTAAATGTTGCTTAATAACTACAAGTCATTAACATAAAAACATCAAACACGGTAGCTTCATCCAGTTTCTTCCACAACtcattaacataaaaatatcaaacacgGTAGCTTCATCCAGTTTCTTCCACAACtcattaacataaaaataaaaatacaaaaatgacttacactttgaaaatattctgaGTGTCTTAATCTACACAATCATACTAATCCTAAGTCACTTATCGACAACACAAATAACATGCTACAACAAATGTAAATGCCCAATACACCCGGAGTAGTGTGCGTGAACGTCTTAATTCAGCTTCGCGTACAACAAGCGCCATCTCCTTGTTCACAACCTCCTCATTTCTATGGGATAGCTCCATCTCtttcatctcaatctcatcAGCTCTTTTACATAGATCAATCTTGCTCTTTTCGATATCATCCAGTATTTTCTTCAGCTCTTTCTTGGTTCTTAATAGTTCATTGTGAATTTCTCGAAGATCGGACTTCTTGTATTCATCCTCCTCTACCCACTTGAAATACttacaatatggtaatccctaatcattttaaacatattttggaAACATGTTAGATTCACATAATATTCCAGTAGTTATTAAACATGAATGTAGTTACCTTTGTGTTGTACTtaggacaccctaagaagggtcgtcctggatttcttGTAGTAGATGAGTATCTCACTTGGGCTTCAACTTCACAAAAGCATAATGGTTGACCCATACTTCGTTTACCAACAGATGAAGAGCCCGTGGTGGatgataacatattcttaaatttaatccaatacaattttcagaaaaatagaaCAACCAAGTGAATAATTAATCACCATTTTAGNNNNNNNNNNNNNNNNNNNNNNNNNNNNNNNNNNNNNNNNNNNNNNNNNNNNNNNNNNNNNNNNNNNNNNNNNNNNNNNNNNNNNNNNNNNNNNNNNNNNATCAGTTAATTACCACTTACAATTTACATGAGAATGCCTGGCTGAAAAGTTTATACATTGAGCGTGAGCATTGGGTGCCAGTCTTCTTGAAAGAGtgtttttgggctggaatgagtacgaCGCAGCGCAGcgaaagcatgaatgcttttttcgaCGGTTATGTTCATGCCAAGACAAACGTAAAAGAGTTTGTCGACCAGTTTGATAgtgcattgaaaaaaaaaaattgagaatgaaaatagcgaggacttccactcatttagCGTTACCATTCCatgcatatctagatctccaatcgaaaaaaaattccaagagTTGTACACAAATGCCAAATTTAGGGAAGTTCAACTGCAACTTACCGGCATTATCGATCTGGATCCAGAGTTACTTAAAATGGATGGTGCAGTAAAGACCTATCtggtagaggatgaagttcgTGTGGAGGAGTTTACTAAGTTGGTTAAGTATTTTGTGGACTTTAGGGAA from Juglans regia cultivar Chandler chromosome 4, Walnut 2.0, whole genome shotgun sequence encodes:
- the LOC118348304 gene encoding uncharacterized protein LOC118348304; the encoded protein is MGQPLCFCEVEAQVRYSSTTRNPGRPFLGCPKYNTKWVEEDEYKKSDLREIHNELLRTKKELKKILDDIEKSKIDLCKRADEIEMKEMELSHRNEEVVNKEMALVVREAELRRSRTLLRVYWAFTFVVACYLCCR